One window of the Anguilla rostrata isolate EN2019 chromosome 13, ASM1855537v3, whole genome shotgun sequence genome contains the following:
- the zgc:162200 gene encoding protein bicaudal D homolog 2, which yields MLEDGEAEGRSLQAELERLSLELQEANEEKLQAARYGLAVLEESASLKSKHGQLEEEHEALKQELQQLREALADSLSSQKRAAADGETREESLLQETASKEAAMAQRLDDLQGELRQARVALVNAQAESDRLGALSAQVRKECEGLELEKAQLREEMKEYKLRELQQLQDNSELEEENISLQKQVSMLKENQVEFEAVKLELTHKEEEQEVLRAQLEEAGRLREIAERQLEEALEALKEEREQKNSLRRELSALAAAPFGPSAHLELHLEQLEESQDEGQGEDQDSGYNLGLAALSRSNGQLCFSTPRSRDVFLRPPAPSLVSDLLSELHLSDSQTLQKQLLQAEIDKAALGSTVQELQRQLLVSKEAQTEQEARLKKLAQQLDDLKGHGGPQGAGDQQGALENGHDYELDVNGAEILESRMRAASEEVQSLREELQEVGERYAALEGRYRQEKERWRGEAQELAEKIRACIRASRQDQERIGQLEKEIGATRKVAIDSEGHLSVAQEELLAFSEELANLYHHICVCNNLTPSRVTLDYYRQGPRAGPGGRGPHPHPRKRCSGDLLGKMLQGAGLGGDTDSSGSGGGSGDSSPVSAGVGSCPGSPTLDFRDPTNVRNLVAVIRSQMKHLQVAVDLCRQRGSLPTPSGRGLGVAEAERDTEALLEEVLKLKSLLSTKREQIATLRTVLKANKQAAEVALTKLKTKYQAEKTLVTETMVKLRNELKALKEDAATFSSLRVMFASRCDQYITQLDEMQRQLAAAEDEKKTLNSLLRMAIQQKLALTQRLEDLEPPYSPSASAGSPRRSRAKQLGAAKTGRAPRSPRGSPARPLGGSPRGSPGRTAGGQGVALSAGAGGGHIRTLVRSLHPSTR from the exons ATGCTGGAGGATGGGGAGGCGGAGGGTAGGTCCCTGCAGGCGGAGCTGGAGAGGCTGAGTCTGGAGCTCCAGGAGGCCAATGAGGAGAAGCTGCAGGCGGCCCGGTACGGGCTGGCCGTGCTGGAGGAAAGCGCCTCTTTGAAGAGCAAGCACGGCCAGCTGGAAGAGGAGCACGAGGCGCTCAaacaggagctgcagcagctcagagag GCCCTGGCCGACTCGCTGAGCAGTCAGAAGCGGGCGGCGGCCGACGGGGAGACCCGGGAGGAGAGCCTGCTGCAGGAGACGGCCAGCAAGGAGGCGGCCATGGCGCAGCGGCTGGAcgacctgcagggggagctgcGGCAGGCCAGAGTGGCGCTGGTCAACGCCCAGGCCGAGAGCGACAGGCTGGGAGCGCTGTCCGCACAAGTCCGCAAG GAGTGTGaggggctggagctggagaaggctCAGCTCAGAGAGGAGATGAAGGAGTACAAGCTGCGggagctccagcagctccaggacAACagcgagctggaggaggagaacatcTCCCTGCAGAAACAGGTCTCCATGCTGAAGGAGAACCAG gtggaGTTTGAGGCGGTAAAGTTGGAGCTAACCCAtaaggaggaggagcaggaggtgctACGTGCACagctggaggaggcggggcgGCTGCGGGAGATCGCGGAGcggcagctggaggaggcgctggAGGCGTTGAAGGAGGAGCGGGAGCAGAAGAACAGCCTGCGGCGGGAGCTCTCTGCCCTGGCCGCCGCCCCCTTCGGCCCGTCCGCTCACCTGGAGCTGcacctggagcagctggaggagagccAGGACGAGGGGCAGGGCGAGGACCAGGACAGCGGCTACAACCTCGGCCTGGCCGCGCTCTCCCGGTCCAACGGCCAGCTGTGCTTCTCCACCCCCCGGAGCAGGGACGTCTTTCTGCGCCCGCCTGCCCCCAGCTTGGTCTCTGACCTGCTCAGCGAGCTCCACCTGTCCGACAGCCAGACACTCCAAaagcagctcctgcag GCAGAGATAGATAAGGCAGCACTGGGCTCGACAgtgcaggagctgcagaggCAGCTGCTGGTCTCCAAGGAGGCGCAGACGGAGCAGGAGGCCAGGCTGAAGAAGCTGGCGCAGCAGCTGGATGACCTAAAGGGGCACGGTGGACCGCAGGGCGCCggcgaccagcagggggcgctggagaACGGGCACGACTACGAGCTGGACGTGAACGGGGCGGagatcctggagagccgcaTGCGGGCGGCCAGCGAGGAGGTGCAGAGCCTGcgggaggagctgcaggaggtgggggagCGCTACGCCGCCCTGGAGGGCAGGTACCGGCAGGAGAAGGAGCGCTGGAGGGGCGAGGCGCAGGAGCTGGCCGAGAAGATCCGGGCGTGCATCAGGGCCAGCCGCCAGGACCAGGAGCGCATCGgccagctggagaaggagatcGGCGCCACGCGCAAGGTGGCCATCGACTCGGAGGGGCACCTGAGCGTGGCCCAGGAGGAGCTGCTGGCCTTCTCCGAGGAGCTGGCCAACCTGTACCACCACATCTGCGTCTGCAACAACCTGACGCCCAGCCGCGTCACGCTGGACTACTACCGGCAGGGCCCCCGGGCGGGGCCCGGCGGGCGcggaccccacccccacccgcgcAAGCGCTGCTCCGGAGACCTGCTGGGGAAGAtgctgcagggggcggggctgggcggggacACGGACAGCAGCGGCAGCGGGGGGGGCAGCGGTGACTCCTCCCCCGTCAGCGCCGGGGTGGGCAGCTGCCCCGGCTCCCCCACCCTCGACTTCCGGGACCCCACCAACGTGCGCAACCTGGTGGCCGTCATCCGCAGCCAGATGAAGCACCTGCAG GTAGCGGTGGACCTGTGCCGGCAGAGGGGATCGCTGCCCACCCCCTCCGGGAGGGGCCTGGGCGTGGCCGAGGCAGAGCGGGACACGGaggccctgctggaggaggtgctgaAGCTCAAGTCCCTGCTGAGCACCAAGAGGGAGCAGATCGCCACACTCAGGACCGTGCTGAAGGCCAACAAACAG GCGGCGGAGGTGGCTCTGACGAAGCTGAAGACGAAGTACCAGGCGGAGAAGACCCTGGTGACAGAGACGATGGTGAAGCTGCGTAACGAGCTGAAGGCCCTGAAGGAGGACGCCGCCACCTTCTCATCTCTGAGAGTCATGTTTGCCAGCAG GTGTGATCAGTACATCACGCAGCTGGATGAGATGCAGAGGCAGCTGGCGGCGGCGGAGGACGAGAAGAAGACGCTCAACTCGCTGCTGCGCATGGCCATCCAGCAGAAGCTGGCGCTGACGCAGCGGCTGGAGGACCTGGAGCCGCCGTACTCCCCCAGCGCCAGCGCCGGCAGCCCCCGCCGCTCCCGCGCCAAGCAGCTGGGCGCCGCCAAGACCGGGCGCGCCCCCCGGAGCCCCCGAGGGAGCCCCGCCCGTCCGCTGGGGGGCAGCCCGCGGGGGAGCCCCGGCAGGACCGCGGGGGGCCAGGGCGTGGCCCTCAGCGCCGGCGCTGGGGGCGGACACATCCGCACGCTCGTCCGAAGCCTGCACCCCAGCAcc cgataa